In Lentimicrobium sp. L6, the sequence ATCTGGGCGACCAGAAAATGCTAACGATTTTGCATCCCAGATAAATTTTAAGGTGTTTAATCGAGTAATTTTTTCTTCATTTAGTTTCCCTTTTTTAAAATCCATTCGTTGAAGTAAAACCCAATGATAAAGCGTTTCGTCTCCATCCGTTTTTTTATAATGAGAATGACCATGTTTCTTAAAAAAATCATTTAATGAATTAAATCTCAATTCCCAAGATATTGTATTTGGTTGGCGAGTAACTTCCCATTCAAATCCAAGTAATTCAAGTTTCTTAATTTGTTCTTCTGTAAGGTTTTGAGTTTTAAAATTATGCCTTTGTCTGGTTACAAAATATGACAATGATTTTTCTTCAAAAGTTTTGGGAACATTACAATTGCCGTATTTGATTTTGTAATCAAGCAATCTTAAATAGTTTTGTTCCCATGTATTTCGTTGTGGTTTCTTCGATTTCTCAATAACTTCGTCTTCATTAATAATCTTTTTTCCACGAAAGTCTGATTCGAAAGGGAAACCAATTGTTTTCAGTTTTTCAATTCGATTTTCGCTTAGTACATAACAAAAACATAATCCCTTGAAAATCAGAACAATAGATGTTATAAATTAGTTTAAAACCTTGATATTCAGTATCTCTGCGTAAGATTTACGAAGTCAGAACGCAATGATAAAGAATACCAAGGTAGAGGATAAAAATACAGAATTAGTTTCAATTCTAGGCAAACAATTTGAAGGAAAAGTCAATTTAGCTCGAATAAAGTTCATTTCGATGTTTATCTGTGCATTGTGCAAGGTTCAAACAGTAGGTTTTGAAAAGCTTGCTAATGCATTTGATTCAGTTTCAGATTCAACATCTAGTTTAAGGCGTATTCAAAGATTTATTGCTGAATATTCATTGAATTCAAATTTAGTTGCACAGCTAATATTCAAACTTCTTCCTGAAAAAGAAAGCCTTTGTCTTAGTATTGACAGAACTAATTGGAAGTTTGGCAAAACAGACATCAACATCTTTATGCTTGGTGTTTGCTACAATGGCGTTGCTTTTCCTCTATTGTTTACCATGTTAAAGAAACGAGGAAATTCAAATTCTCAGGAACGTATTGATTTGATTAAGCGATTCGTTAAGCTCTTTGGAAGAGAATGTATAGAATCGGTATTAGCCGATAGAGAGTTTGTTGGAGATGAGTGGATAACGTTTCTTAATGACAACAAGATTCCCTATTACATACGTATTAGAAACAACTTTAAGGTTTTTATTCCTCATAAAAACAAAGAGCTAAAGGCTTCAT encodes:
- a CDS encoding IS4 family transposase; protein product: MIKNTKVEDKNTELVSILGKQFEGKVNLARIKFISMFICALCKVQTVGFEKLANAFDSVSDSTSSLRRIQRFIAEYSLNSNLVAQLIFKLLPEKESLCLSIDRTNWKFGKTDINIFMLGVCYNGVAFPLLFTMLKKRGNSNSQERIDLIKRFVKLFGRECIESVLADREFVGDEWITFLNDNKIPYYIRIRNNFKVFIPHKNKELKASWLFNATGINEFIHYQKIIRIGTQLCYLSGCKLKNKKGKPEFLIIISFNKPDQAQAFYKQRWQIETCFKAMKTSGFDIEKTHLQEIDRIEKLILLVMIAFVWCYKVGIYLNLFVMDRLTHVVPPIPM